A window from Chiloscyllium punctatum isolate Juve2018m chromosome 3, sChiPun1.3, whole genome shotgun sequence encodes these proteins:
- the e2f6 gene encoding transcription factor E2F6, which produces MEDESIPRVTSAPKYTKKPRFDVSLVHLTQQFMQLVNEAPDGVLDMNDIAKMLGVRKRRVYDITNVLDGIRLVRKKSKNLIEWIGKNPQEKLAYEAQSRKLRKELADLTKVENSLDDLIKDCAHQLCTLTEDQETARLAYVTYQDIHSLQAFKEQIVIAIKAPQETKLEVPIPKEETIQVHLKSTEGPIDVFVCEVKNLEEPFKKGTDDKSNENKGISAATDYTVTIPPEDGEDALCVSYWMQ; this is translated from the exons ATGGAGGACGAGAGCATCCCCCGTGTAACCTCAGCGCCCAAATACA CAaagaaaccacgttttgatgtgTCCCTAGTGCATCTGACTCAACAATTTATGCAACTTGTGAATGAGGCACCTGATGGTGTCCTTGACATGAACGATATTGCAAAGATGCTTGGGGTGCGAAAGAGAAGGGTTTACGATATCACCAATGTACTTGATGGGATTCGTCTTGTGAGAAAAAAATCCAAAAATTTAATTGAATGGAT AGGCAAGAATCCACAAGAAAAACTAGCATATGAAGCCCAGTCTCGCAAATTAAGAAAAGAACTGGCAGACCTGACAAAAGTAGAAAATTCGCTAGATGATTTAATCAAAGACTGTGCTCATCAGTTATGCACATTAACGGAAGATCAAGAAACTGCAAG ATTAGCATATGTAACCTACCAAGACATACACAGCCTGCAAGCCTTCAAAGAACAGATTGTGATTGCAATCAAAGCTCCCCAAGAAACCAAATTGGAGGTACCTATTCCTAAAGAG GAAACTATCCAGGTTCACTTAAAAAGTACTGAAGGACCAATTGATGTCTTTGTATGTGAGGTGAAAAACCTGGAAGAACCTTTTAAAAAGGGTACAGACGACAAATCCAATGAAAATAAAGGGATTTCTGCAGCTACAGATTATACAGTGACAATACCACCTGAGGACGGTGAAGATGCTTTATGTGTATCTTATTGGATGCAGTGA